From the Leptotrichia sp. oral taxon 221 genome, one window contains:
- a CDS encoding zinc-ribbon domain-containing protein produces MILIFGTKRKFKNLGTLENCHCSRCNNTSDWNFMEYRDWFTLFWIPVFPISARKEYLECPICHQAYDVPKD; encoded by the coding sequence ATGATTTTAATATTCGGAACAAAAAGAAAATTTAAAAATTTAGGAACACTAGAAAACTGTCATTGTTCAAGATGCAACAATACATCTGATTGGAATTTTATGGAATATCGTGACTGGTTTACTTTGTTTTGGATACCAGTTTTTCCGATAAGTGCAAGAAAAGAATATTTGGAATGTCCGATTTGCCATCAGGCTTATGATGTGCCGAAAGATTGA